In Zingiber officinale cultivar Zhangliang chromosome 8B, Zo_v1.1, whole genome shotgun sequence, a single genomic region encodes these proteins:
- the LOC122015181 gene encoding serine carboxypeptidase II-3-like has protein sequence MKPSFSCLCFFFLLCLLQCGASGTRQQGDALNKFYFNNRAGRFSSSWPSSLLLVSNLESKVYDNSRLKEGDKVVRLPGQPADVHFDQYAGYVTVEKPNGRALFYYFAEAAENSGSKPLVLWLNGGPGCSSLGYGAMEELRPFRVMSDGKTLYRNPYAWNEVANVLFLESPAGVGFSYSNTTSDYAKSGDRRTAIDALIFLVNWFERFPEYKGRDFFITGESYAGHYVPQLAHAILHHKDRLINRKGVAIGNAVINEETDRKGLFDYFWTHALIADETIVSIHKFCNFSLDTQQQPPECDRAVDEASRVFDEVNIYNIYAPLCFSASVTPTPKLPSIENFDPCTSNYVEAYLNNPAVQKALHANVTKLNYTWSGCSQVIPSWSDQPSTMLPIIHELLSNDPCLQLCSGDFDGRVPVTSTRYSLNKLKLKVKASWRAWMLNSEVGGYTVVYDHNLTFATVRGAGHEVPSYQPARALEMIKSFFQGLHLPVV, from the exons ATGAAGCCAAGTTTCAGCTgtctctgcttcttcttcctcctctgtttATTACAATGCGGAGCTTCTGGTACAAGGCAGCAGGGAGATGCTTTGAACAAGTTCTACTTTAACAACAGAGCAGGGAGGTTTTCTTCTTCATGGCCTAGCAGTCTCCTTTTGGTATCCAACCTGGAGTCGAAGGTCTACGACAATAGCAGGCTGAAGGAGGGCGACAAGGTCGTTCGGCTGCCTGGGCAACCGGCCGACGTGCATTTCGATCAGTACGCAGGGTATGTCACCGTCGAAAAACCCAACGGTCGGGCTCTGTTTTACTACTTCGCCGAGGCTGCCGAGAACAGCGGGTCGAAGCCTCTTGTGCTCTGGCTCAATGGAG GGCCGGGTTGTTCGTCGCTGGGGTACGGCGCCATGGAGGAGCTCAGGCCGTTTCGAGTGATGAGCGATGGCAAGACTCTGTACAGGAATCCCTACGCTTGGAACGAAG TGGCGAACGTCTTGTTCCTCGAGAGCCCCGCCGGCGTCGGCTTCTCCTACTCCAACACCACGTCGGACTACGCCAAGAGCGGCGACCGTAGGACCGCGATCGATGCGCTGATTTTCCTCGTCAACTGGTTCGAGCGGTTCCCGGAGTATAAGGGGAGGGACTTCTTCATCACCGGCGAGAGCTACGCCGGGCACTACGTCCCCCAGCTCGCCCATGCCATACTCCATCATAAAGATCGCCTCATCAACCGCAAAGGCGTCGCG ATCGGGAACGCAGTGATCAACGAGGAGACGGATAGGAAGGGGCTGTTCGACTACTTCTGGACGCACGCGTTGATTGCCGACGAGACCATCGTCTCGATTCACAAGTTCTGCAATTTCTCGCTGGATACACAGCAGCAGCCTCCGGAGTGCGACCGAGCGGTCGACGAGGCGAGCCGTGTCTTCGACGAAGTGAACATCTACAACATATACGCGCCGCTGTGCTTCTCGGCGAGCGTGACGCCGACTCCAAAGTTGCCTTCG ATTGAGAATTTTGATCCTTGTACTTCTAATTACGTGGAGGCATACCTTAATAATCCTGCGGTACAGAAAGCTCTACATGCCAATGTGACAAAGCTCAACTACACTTGGTCTGGTTGTAG CCAAGTGATACCAAGTTGGTCGGATCAACCTTCCACAATGTTGCCAATTATTCACGAATTGTTATCCAATG ATCCATGCTTGCAATTGTGCAGTGGTGACTTTGATGGAAGAGTTCCTGTTACTTCCACAAGATACTCCCTCAATAAGCTAAAGCTTAAAGTGAAAGCTTCATGGAGAGCTTGGATGCTTAACAGTGAG GTCGGGGGATACACTGTAGTGTATGATCATAATTTGACATTTGCCACTGTTCGAGGAGCCGGGCATGAGGTTCCAAGTTATCAGCCAGCTCGAGCTCTGGAGATGATCAAGAGTTTTTTTCAAGGGCTGCATCTCCCTGTTGTTTAA